In Rariglobus hedericola, the following proteins share a genomic window:
- a CDS encoding glycosyl hydrolase family 28 protein: MNTLSPASLYRYHAAQPRSTTFALSVNGEPVATLLAEKADFAVFECTGPTLISIVAESSAADAQVKPLSAGIIPEIENRTIQFQIEGPRNLCIDVPGLKPLFIYANAPEINKPSAGEEGVHFFAAGAIHEAGEIVLKNGETLYIEGGAVVRGFVRSNGATNVAIRGHGILDGRYHSYAQGDRVRSVIFAHCTGVEVSDIIMIEPTSWMLVFACCRDVHVDGLKQIGSCMSSDGIDICASSDVLIENCCLRNDDDNIAIKAGVFEKVLHWTNNVENVIVRHCIFLNGQPGNAMEIGYELSTDRVSNVVFEDIDVINAHGDGAVFSIHNGDRAIVENIRWENIRVEHYWDKLVDFRVVRSRYNRDTERGIIRNIHLKNIRVIHAYFNPGCSTSLISGYTAEKPVHDVHFEDFYLNEKKVMCADELELHTRNTEDIRFS, from the coding sequence ATGAACACCCTGTCTCCGGCCTCGCTTTACCGCTATCACGCCGCGCAGCCGCGCTCCACTACCTTTGCCCTCTCGGTCAACGGAGAACCCGTTGCCACGCTGCTGGCGGAGAAAGCCGACTTCGCCGTCTTTGAATGCACGGGGCCCACCCTCATCTCCATCGTGGCCGAGTCTTCCGCGGCAGATGCCCAGGTGAAACCGCTTTCCGCCGGCATCATTCCCGAGATCGAGAACCGCACCATTCAGTTTCAGATCGAGGGACCGCGCAACTTGTGCATCGACGTGCCGGGCCTCAAGCCGTTGTTCATCTACGCCAACGCGCCGGAAATCAACAAGCCCTCCGCCGGTGAGGAGGGCGTCCACTTCTTCGCGGCGGGAGCCATTCACGAAGCCGGCGAGATCGTCCTTAAAAACGGAGAAACGCTTTACATCGAGGGCGGCGCAGTCGTCCGCGGTTTCGTTCGTTCCAACGGTGCCACCAACGTCGCGATCCGCGGCCACGGCATTCTTGACGGACGCTATCACAGCTACGCCCAGGGCGATCGCGTGCGTTCCGTCATCTTCGCGCACTGCACCGGAGTCGAAGTCTCCGACATCATCATGATCGAGCCCACCTCGTGGATGCTCGTCTTCGCCTGCTGTCGCGACGTGCATGTGGACGGGCTCAAGCAGATCGGCTCGTGCATGTCCTCCGACGGCATCGACATCTGCGCCTCCAGCGATGTCCTGATCGAAAACTGCTGCCTGCGCAACGACGACGACAACATCGCGATCAAGGCCGGCGTATTCGAAAAAGTCTTACACTGGACCAATAACGTCGAAAATGTCATCGTCCGCCACTGCATCTTCCTCAACGGCCAGCCCGGAAATGCCATGGAGATTGGCTACGAACTCAGCACCGATCGCGTGAGCAACGTCGTCTTCGAAGACATCGACGTCATCAACGCGCACGGTGACGGCGCCGTGTTTTCCATCCACAATGGCGACCGCGCCATCGTTGAAAACATCCGCTGGGAAAACATCCGCGTCGAACACTACTGGGACAAGCTCGTGGACTTCCGCGTGGTGCGCTCGCGCTACAACCGCGACACCGAGCGCGGGATCATCCGCAACATCCACCTGAAAAACATTCGCGTTATCCACGCCTACTTCAATCCCGGCTGTTCGACTTCGCTGATCAGCGGCTACACCGCGGAAAAGCCTGTGCACGATGTGCATTTCGAGGATTTTTATTTGAATGAAAAAAAGGTGATGTGTGCCGATGAACTGGAGTTGCATACCCGCAATACCGAAGACATCCGTTTCTCCTGA